A window of bacterium contains these coding sequences:
- a CDS encoding Re/Si-specific NAD(P)(+) transhydrogenase subunit alpha, with translation MIVAVPKDRLEERRVALSPDGAKTLVRQKIDVRVQSGAGLEAGFSDAAYEEAGAKIETDVAALLREAAVVLRVGAPTAAERAQLTSGTVWISLLRPLDEPQEVKALAETGATAFSLEMVPRITRAQSMDVLSSQATVAGYRAVLLAAERLPKMFPMLVTAAGTISPARVFVIGAGVAGLQAIATAKRLGAVVEAYDTRAAAAEQVESLGAKFVVVELDAGDAEDAGGYAREQTEEFYAAQRKLMAEKAASSDVVITTALVPGRPAPQLIDEAGVQGMSAGSVIVDLAAPNGGNCAGTRPGETADIGGVQVIGPLNLAGELPTNASQMFSKNAVTFLQNLLEDGELAINLEDEIVAGSLVAKDGAVVHPVVLEKLEGGS, from the coding sequence TTGATCGTCGCCGTACCCAAGGACCGTCTCGAAGAGCGCCGTGTCGCTCTTTCGCCCGACGGCGCCAAGACCCTCGTCCGCCAGAAAATCGATGTTCGCGTCCAGAGCGGAGCCGGCCTGGAGGCCGGCTTCTCCGACGCGGCCTACGAAGAAGCTGGCGCCAAGATCGAGACCGATGTCGCCGCCTTGCTGAGGGAAGCCGCAGTCGTGCTCCGCGTCGGCGCACCGACTGCCGCCGAGCGAGCCCAGCTGACGAGCGGAACGGTCTGGATCTCGCTGCTGCGCCCGCTCGATGAGCCGCAAGAGGTCAAGGCTCTTGCTGAGACCGGAGCCACGGCCTTCTCCCTGGAGATGGTGCCGCGCATTACCCGGGCCCAATCGATGGACGTGCTGAGCTCCCAGGCCACCGTGGCTGGCTATCGCGCCGTGCTGTTGGCCGCCGAGCGATTGCCGAAGATGTTTCCGATGCTCGTGACCGCCGCCGGAACGATCTCTCCCGCCCGGGTGTTCGTGATTGGCGCCGGCGTGGCGGGACTCCAGGCGATCGCGACGGCGAAGCGCCTGGGAGCGGTCGTCGAGGCCTACGACACCCGCGCGGCTGCCGCCGAGCAGGTCGAGAGCCTTGGCGCCAAGTTCGTGGTCGTCGAGCTCGACGCCGGTGATGCCGAAGATGCCGGTGGCTACGCCCGCGAGCAGACCGAGGAGTTCTACGCCGCCCAGCGAAAGCTCATGGCGGAGAAGGCGGCCTCCAGCGATGTGGTGATCACGACCGCGCTCGTGCCCGGCCGTCCGGCCCCGCAGCTGATCGACGAGGCCGGTGTGCAGGGGATGTCCGCGGGCTCGGTCATCGTGGACCTGGCCGCCCCCAACGGTGGAAATTGTGCGGGCACGCGTCCGGGAGAGACTGCGGACATTGGTGGCGTGCAAGTGATCGGGCCGCTCAACCTGGCCGGGGAACTTCCCACCAACGCCAGCCAGATGTTCAGCAAGAACGCCGTGACGTTCCTCCAGAACCTCCTCGAGGACGGGGAGCTGGCGATCAACTTGGAGGACGAGATCGTGGCAGGTTCGTTGGTCGCGAAGGACGGCGCAGTCGTGCATCCGGTCGTCCTCGAAAAGCTCGAAGGAGGCAGCTGA
- a CDS encoding dienelactone hydrolase family protein, with protein MPAEAHPFGQLVLPEGGPNPGVVMIPDVWGLSDLYERLAGRLAEAGFAVLIIDPYRKTGGRGEFSDPAGAMAFIRELSDPLVIETVQEGIDALAAHPAVAGQKVGVVGFCMGGMYALHAACSCTGLSAAAPFYGMIRNESGLDPQKKPRAPIDALHALSCPVLGQYGEEDALIPVQDVRDLETALAGSAHGGSVHLYPGAGHAFLNDTREEMYRPEQAAEAWGRLVPFLRERLA; from the coding sequence ATGCCGGCCGAGGCGCATCCCTTCGGCCAGCTCGTCTTGCCCGAAGGCGGACCGAATCCGGGCGTCGTGATGATCCCCGATGTGTGGGGCCTTTCCGATCTCTACGAGCGGCTGGCCGGCCGCCTTGCCGAAGCGGGCTTCGCCGTGCTCATCATCGATCCGTATCGGAAGACCGGGGGACGCGGCGAATTCTCGGACCCGGCTGGCGCCATGGCGTTCATCCGCGAACTATCGGATCCGTTGGTCATCGAGACCGTCCAGGAAGGGATCGATGCGTTGGCGGCTCATCCCGCGGTGGCTGGACAGAAGGTCGGCGTGGTCGGCTTCTGCATGGGAGGCATGTACGCCCTGCATGCGGCGTGTAGCTGCACCGGACTCTCCGCCGCTGCACCCTTCTACGGGATGATCCGAAACGAATCAGGCCTGGATCCCCAGAAGAAACCCCGCGCGCCGATCGACGCGTTGCATGCTCTCTCCTGCCCCGTGCTCGGCCAATATGGCGAAGAGGATGCCCTGATTCCGGTGCAGGATGTTCGAGATCTGGAAACGGCGCTCGCTGGGAGTGCGCACGGCGGCAGCGTGCATCTGTATCCCGGGGCCGGCCACGCATTCCTCAACGACACGCGTGAGGAAATGTATCGACCCGAGCAGGCGGCCGAGGCCTGGGGCCGGTTGGTTCCCTTCTTGCGCGAGCGTCTCGCCTAG
- a CDS encoding NAD(P)(+) transhydrogenase (Re/Si-specific) subunit beta, with protein sequence MSPTVLQTAYLISAVLFIIGLKMLSSARTATRGNAIAALGMGIAIATTLVGQGVLGWEYIVGGVALGSAIGAFAALRVEMTSMPEMVALLNGSGGVASALVAGAELLSYASRGESPDGMVATAIVLSTLIGGITLTGSLIAFLKLAEKMPGQPITYPGQQFVNAIIGLGVIALCVMVATSPLELEPFWALAGVALVLGVLLVIPIGGADMPVVISLLNSYSGLAACATGFVLNNTGLVIGGTLVGASGLILTKIMCDAMNRSLGNVLFGAFGAAPEAGSAGAGGEQGTVKGYTPEDAAVIFSNASSCIIVPGYGMAVAQAQHAVRELADLLEEKGITCRFAIHPVAGRMPGHMNVLLAEADVNYEKLIEMDNINPEFPQNDVALVIGANDVVNPSARADQSSPIYGMPILDVDRSQHVFVIKRSMNPGFAGVQNPLFFNENTMMVFGDAKGTVLALVNAIRDY encoded by the coding sequence GTGAGCCCGACCGTCCTGCAGACCGCCTATCTCATCTCGGCGGTCCTCTTCATCATCGGCTTGAAGATGCTCTCCTCGGCTCGCACCGCGACCCGAGGCAACGCGATTGCAGCCCTGGGAATGGGCATCGCGATCGCGACGACCCTGGTTGGCCAGGGCGTTCTCGGCTGGGAATACATCGTCGGCGGGGTGGCCCTGGGCTCGGCGATCGGCGCTTTCGCTGCGCTTCGCGTCGAGATGACCTCCATGCCCGAGATGGTGGCCTTGCTGAACGGCTCCGGCGGTGTGGCTTCCGCCCTGGTCGCCGGTGCGGAGCTGCTCTCCTACGCCAGCCGGGGTGAATCTCCCGACGGCATGGTGGCGACAGCCATCGTGCTCTCGACGCTGATCGGCGGCATCACCCTGACGGGTAGCTTGATCGCCTTCTTGAAGCTGGCCGAGAAGATGCCCGGCCAGCCCATCACCTACCCGGGCCAGCAATTCGTCAATGCGATCATCGGCCTCGGCGTGATCGCCCTCTGCGTGATGGTGGCGACCAGCCCCCTCGAGCTCGAGCCCTTCTGGGCCTTGGCAGGCGTCGCTCTGGTGTTGGGCGTGCTGCTCGTGATTCCGATTGGCGGTGCGGACATGCCGGTCGTGATCTCGCTCTTGAACTCCTACTCGGGGCTCGCGGCCTGTGCGACGGGCTTCGTTTTGAACAACACCGGCCTCGTGATCGGCGGCACCCTGGTCGGCGCGTCGGGCTTGATCCTCACGAAGATCATGTGCGACGCGATGAATCGCTCGCTCGGCAACGTGCTCTTCGGCGCGTTTGGTGCGGCTCCCGAGGCTGGCAGCGCAGGGGCCGGCGGAGAACAGGGCACGGTCAAGGGCTACACGCCGGAAGATGCGGCTGTGATCTTCAGTAATGCGAGTTCCTGCATCATCGTGCCCGGCTACGGCATGGCCGTAGCTCAAGCCCAGCACGCTGTGCGCGAGCTTGCCGACCTGCTCGAGGAAAAAGGCATCACCTGCCGCTTCGCCATCCACCCGGTGGCGGGCCGCATGCCCGGGCACATGAACGTGCTGCTGGCCGAAGCAGATGTGAACTACGAGAAGTTGATCGAGATGGACAACATCAACCCGGAGTTCCCGCAGAACGATGTGGCCCTGGTGATCGGCGCGAATGACGTTGTGAATCCGTCGGCCCGCGCGGATCAGAGCAGCCCGATCTATGGCATGCCGATCCTCGATGTGGATCGCTCCCAGCACGTCTTCGTGATCAAGCGCTCGATGAATCCGGGCTTCGCCGGCGTCCAGAACCCGCTGTTCTTCAACGAGAACACGATGATGGTCTTCGGCGACGCCAAGGGCACCGTGCTCGCTCTGGTGAACGCCATCCGAGACTACTGA
- a CDS encoding NAD(P) transhydrogenase subunit alpha, which produces MLSDPAVALTVLVLALFVGIEIISKVPPLLHTPLMSGSNAISGITIVGALIAVTSDNPVISTWFGFAAVVFATINVVGGFLVTNRMLAMFKPKQARGDDK; this is translated from the coding sequence ATGCTTTCCGATCCCGCCGTCGCGTTGACGGTGCTGGTCCTGGCCTTGTTCGTCGGCATCGAGATCATCTCGAAGGTTCCGCCGCTCCTGCACACGCCGCTGATGTCCGGATCCAATGCGATCTCGGGCATCACGATCGTGGGCGCGCTCATCGCCGTGACCTCCGACAATCCGGTGATTTCCACCTGGTTCGGCTTCGCCGCCGTCGTGTTCGCCACGATCAACGTGGTCGGAGGCTTCCTGGTGACGAACCGCATGCTGGCCATGTTCAAGCCCAAGCAGGCCCGAGGGGATGACAAGTGA